The following are from one region of the Flavobacteriaceae bacterium UJ101 genome:
- a CDS encoding putative ribosome bioproteinis ATPase nvl (Involved in ribosome biogenesis; Belongs to the AAA ATPase family.): protein MSQLYLSDYSDTQIHDIVLNNESKQKIEQFLKEYVHFDILNQYELPVANKLLLHGHTGCGKTMTAKAIANHLDKKLYTVNLGSIVSSKLGETSLNITSLFNRVKYQNDILFFDEFDSLGKMRDLEIHDNGEMKRVVNTLLQLIDHLPKDSILIAATNQLNLIDHALRRRFNLVVDYQLPSKAVLDNYYNQLLQKYPEQYRDIERHYDISFAEAQNTVFNQVKANIINTLKSEK from the coding sequence ATGAGTCAATTATATTTAAGTGATTATTCTGACACACAAATACATGATATCGTTTTAAATAACGAATCAAAACAAAAAATAGAACAATTTTTAAAAGAATATGTTCATTTTGATATTTTGAATCAATACGAATTACCTGTAGCCAATAAGTTGTTATTACACGGTCATACTGGGTGTGGAAAAACCATGACAGCTAAAGCCATTGCGAATCATTTAGATAAAAAATTGTATACGGTTAACTTAGGAAGCATTGTTTCTTCTAAATTAGGAGAAACATCACTTAATATTACTTCATTATTTAACCGTGTTAAATACCAAAATGATATTCTCTTTTTTGATGAATTTGATTCTCTTGGAAAAATGCGTGATTTAGAAATACATGACAACGGAGAAATGAAACGAGTTGTCAATACACTACTCCAATTAATTGATCATTTACCAAAAGATAGTATTTTAATTGCTGCAACCAATCAATTAAATTTGATAGATCATGCTTTGCGTAGACGCTTTAATTTAGTTGTCGATTATCAACTTCCTTCTAAAGCAGTTTTAGACAATTATTACAACCAATTGTTACAAAAATATCCTGAACAGTATCGAGATATTGAACGACATTACGATATTTCATTTGCAGAAGCTCAAAATACTGTTTTTAATCAAGTGAAAGCTAATATCATAAATACGTTAAAAAGTGAAAAGTGA
- a CDS encoding GMP synthase (glutamine-hydrolyzing) (Contains 1 glutamine amidotransferase type-1 domain.; KEGG: aci:ACIAD2019 GMP synthase (glutamine-hydrolysing)), translated as MNNHLKIHCLQHVSYEPLGSIENWIYKNQHTLTYTRFYENDSLPQIDEFDCLIVMGGPMNIYDEIQYPWLKKEKEIIYQAILVNKIVIGICLGAQLIASTLGAKIKKNTHTEIGWYPISKSSVASNLNLIQDIPNDFTTFHWHGDTFELPKDSIPLFQSKACLNQAFLYKEHVLGLQFHMEVNQETMLDMVKEGQEELKEDLFVQSAEEIIAKNHFIQTNNQYLYSILDRLTV; from the coding sequence ATGAACAATCATTTAAAAATACATTGTTTACAACATGTTTCATATGAACCTTTAGGGTCTATAGAAAATTGGATTTATAAAAATCAGCATACTTTGACCTATACACGTTTTTATGAGAATGATTCTCTTCCTCAAATAGATGAATTTGATTGTTTAATTGTTATGGGAGGACCTATGAACATATACGATGAAATACAATATCCTTGGTTAAAAAAAGAAAAAGAAATCATTTATCAGGCTATTTTAGTAAATAAAATTGTAATCGGTATTTGTCTTGGCGCTCAATTGATTGCATCTACATTAGGTGCTAAAATCAAGAAGAATACACATACAGAAATAGGCTGGTATCCAATTTCAAAAAGTTCAGTAGCTTCTAATCTTAATTTAATTCAAGACATCCCTAATGATTTCACTACCTTTCACTGGCATGGTGATACATTTGAGCTTCCAAAAGATAGTATTCCTCTATTTCAATCTAAAGCATGTCTTAATCAAGCTTTTTTATATAAAGAACATGTTCTTGGGTTACAATTTCATATGGAAGTTAACCAAGAGACAATGCTTGACATGGTTAAAGAAGGGCAAGAAGAACTTAAAGAAGATCTTTTTGTACAATCTGCTGAGGAAATTATAGCAAAAAATCATTTTATACAGACAAACAATCAATATCTTTATTCGATATTAGACCGTCTAACCGTTTAA